The following coding sequences are from one Streptomyces sp. NBC_01294 window:
- a CDS encoding isopenicillin N synthase family dioxygenase, which produces MPSAHTLPVLDLSQADDPAQRADFLKQLHAAARDTGFLHLTGHGVTAAESARILDLTRAFFSLPEADRLAVSNLNSPHFRGYTRIGHELTGGASDWRDQLDVGAERPAPAVGPDDPAYLWLEGPNQWPAALPELRTAVLDWQSRLAAVAHRLLQELLTSIGAPADFFDEAFADRPHLHTKLIRYPGSAPSGADQGVGAHKDYGFLTLLLQDSVGGLQVVRDGGYVDVPPLPGAFVVNLGELLEIATEGYLTATDHRVVSPPGAVERYSVPFFYNPRLDAVVDTVPGDYLRSAPGIAHDASNPLHAEYGRNELKGWVRAHPAVARRWHPELVGV; this is translated from the coding sequence ATGCCGTCCGCGCACACTCTCCCCGTCCTGGACCTGTCCCAGGCCGACGACCCGGCCCAGCGGGCCGACTTCCTGAAGCAGCTGCACGCAGCCGCCAGGGACACCGGTTTCCTGCACCTGACCGGGCATGGCGTGACCGCCGCCGAGAGCGCCCGCATCCTGGACCTGACCAGGGCCTTCTTCTCCCTCCCGGAGGCCGACCGGCTGGCCGTGAGCAATCTGAACTCCCCGCACTTCCGCGGCTACACCCGGATCGGCCACGAGCTGACCGGTGGGGCCTCCGACTGGCGGGACCAGCTGGACGTCGGCGCCGAGCGCCCCGCGCCGGCGGTGGGGCCGGACGACCCGGCGTACCTGTGGCTGGAGGGCCCCAACCAGTGGCCGGCCGCCCTGCCGGAGCTCCGCACGGCGGTCCTGGACTGGCAGTCCCGGCTCGCGGCGGTGGCCCACCGTCTGCTCCAGGAGCTCCTCACCTCGATCGGCGCCCCGGCGGACTTCTTCGACGAGGCCTTCGCGGACCGCCCCCATCTGCACACCAAGCTGATCCGCTACCCGGGGTCGGCCCCGTCCGGCGCGGACCAGGGCGTCGGCGCGCACAAGGACTACGGCTTCCTGACCCTGCTGCTGCAGGACTCGGTGGGAGGCCTCCAGGTCGTCCGCGACGGGGGCTACGTGGACGTGCCGCCGCTGCCGGGCGCGTTCGTGGTGAACCTGGGCGAGCTGCTGGAGATCGCGACCGAGGGCTACCTGACGGCGACCGACCACCGGGTGGTCAGCCCGCCGGGTGCGGTGGAGCGGTATTCGGTCCCGTTCTTCTACAACCCGCGCCTCGACGCGGTCGTCGACACGGTCCCGGGCGACTACCTGCGCTCGGCGCCGGGCATCGCGCACGACGCGTCGAACCCGCTGCACGCCGAGTACGGCCGCAACGAGCTGAAGGGCTGGGTCCGCGCGCACCCGGCCGTGGCGCGGCGCTGGCACCCGGAACTGGTCGGCGTCTAA
- the prfB gene encoding peptide chain release factor 2, with the protein MAVVDVSEELKSLSSTMGSIEAVLDLDKLRADIAVLEEQAAAPSLWDDPEAAQKITSKLSHLQAEVRKTETLRGRIDDLAVLFELAQEMDDADTLAEAESELVSVRKALDEMEVRTLLSGEYAEREALVNIRAEAGGVDASDFAERLQRMYLRWAERHGYSTEIYETSYAEEAGIKSTTFVVKAPYAYGTLSVEQGTHRLVRISPFDNQGRRQTSFAGVEVLPVVETSDHVEIDEAELRVDVYRASGPGGQGVNTTDSAVRITHIPTGIVVSCQNERSQIQNKASAMNVLQAKLLERRRQEEKDKMDALKDGGSSWGNQMRSYVLHPYQMVKDLRTEFEVGNPQAVLDGEIDGFLEAGIRWRKQQEQTA; encoded by the coding sequence GTGGCAGTCGTCGATGTTTCCGAAGAGCTGAAGTCCCTCTCCTCGACCATGGGGTCGATCGAGGCCGTCCTGGACCTCGACAAGCTGAGGGCAGATATCGCCGTGCTCGAGGAGCAGGCCGCCGCGCCGTCCCTGTGGGACGACCCGGAGGCAGCTCAGAAGATCACGAGCAAGCTTTCGCACCTCCAGGCGGAGGTGCGCAAGACCGAGACCCTGCGCGGTCGCATCGACGACCTCGCGGTGCTCTTCGAGCTCGCCCAGGAGATGGACGACGCGGACACCCTCGCCGAGGCGGAGAGCGAGCTGGTCTCCGTCCGCAAGGCGCTGGACGAGATGGAGGTCCGGACCCTGCTCTCCGGCGAGTACGCCGAGCGCGAGGCCCTGGTCAACATCCGTGCCGAGGCCGGCGGCGTCGACGCCTCCGACTTCGCCGAGCGCCTCCAGCGGATGTACCTGCGCTGGGCCGAGCGCCACGGCTACTCCACCGAGATCTACGAGACCTCGTACGCGGAAGAGGCCGGCATCAAGTCGACCACCTTCGTCGTCAAGGCCCCGTACGCCTACGGCACCCTCTCCGTCGAGCAGGGCACCCACCGCCTCGTGCGGATCTCGCCCTTCGACAACCAGGGCCGCCGCCAGACCTCCTTCGCGGGCGTCGAGGTGCTCCCGGTCGTCGAGACCAGCGACCACGTGGAGATCGACGAGGCCGAGCTGCGCGTCGACGTGTACCGCGCCTCCGGCCCCGGCGGCCAGGGCGTCAACACCACCGACTCGGCGGTGCGCATCACGCACATCCCGACCGGCATCGTGGTGTCCTGCCAGAACGAGCGCTCGCAGATCCAGAACAAGGCCAGCGCGATGAACGTCCTCCAGGCCAAGCTGCTCGAGCGGCGCCGCCAGGAGGAGAAGGACAAGATGGACGCCCTCAAGGACGGCGGAAGCTCCTGGGGCAACCAGATGCGCTCCTACGTCCTGCACCCGTACCAGATGGTCAAGGACCTGCGGACGGAGTTCGAGGTCGGCAACCCGCAGGCGGTGCTCGACGGCGAGATCGACGGCTTCCTGGAGGCCGGGATCCGCTGGCGCAAGCAGCAGGAGCAGACCGCGTAA
- the ftsE gene encoding cell division ATP-binding protein FtsE has protein sequence MIRFDSVSKSYPKQSRPALREVSLDIAKGEFVFLVGSSGSGKSTFLRLLLREERASHGQVHVLGKDLAKLSNWKVPQMRRQLGTVFQDFRLLPNKTVAENVAFAQEVIGKPRGEIRKAVPQVLELVGLGGKEERMPGELSGGEQQRVAIARAFVNRPALLIADEPTGNLDPQTSVGIMKLLDRINRTGTTVIMATHDQQIVDQMRKRVIELEQGRLVRDQSRGVYGYQH, from the coding sequence GTGATCCGATTCGACAGTGTCTCCAAGTCCTACCCGAAGCAGAGCCGTCCCGCACTCAGAGAAGTCTCCCTCGACATCGCGAAGGGCGAGTTCGTCTTCCTGGTCGGCTCCTCCGGCTCCGGCAAGTCCACGTTCCTGCGCCTCCTGCTGCGCGAGGAGCGGGCGAGCCACGGCCAGGTGCACGTCCTGGGCAAGGACCTCGCCAAGCTCTCCAACTGGAAGGTCCCGCAGATGCGGCGCCAGTTGGGGACCGTCTTCCAGGACTTCCGCCTGCTGCCCAACAAGACGGTGGCCGAGAACGTGGCCTTCGCGCAGGAGGTCATCGGCAAGCCGCGGGGCGAGATCCGCAAGGCCGTCCCGCAGGTCCTCGAACTGGTCGGTCTGGGCGGCAAGGAGGAGCGGATGCCCGGCGAGCTCTCCGGCGGTGAGCAGCAGCGCGTGGCCATCGCCCGCGCCTTCGTCAACCGCCCCGCCCTGCTGATCGCGGACGAGCCCACCGGCAACCTCGACCCGCAGACCTCCGTCGGGATCATGAAGCTGCTGGACCGGATCAACCGGACCGGCACCACCGTGATCATGGCGACGCACGATCAGCAGATCGTGGACCAGATGCGCAAGCGCGTCATCGAACTCGAACAGGGCCGACTCGTACGCGACCAGTCGCGCGGCGTCTACGGCTACCAGCACTGA
- the ftsX gene encoding permease-like cell division protein FtsX, translating to MRAQFVMSEIGVGLRRNLTMTFAVIISVALSLALFGGSLLMSEQVSRMKGYWYDKANISIYLCNKQDAQEAGEAAAKAKESGATGVTVCGKGAVTDEQKKQIESELKQMSLVKSVAYESADEAYKHYQEQYGHTALASSITPDQMQESFRVKLKNPEKYKVVTSAFVGRDGIHTVDDQRQAIDDLFRILNYLNIAAIAIMLIMLIVALLLIVNTVRVSAFSRRRETGIMRLVGASSFYIQVPFIMEAAVAGLIGALFACAMLVSGQYFVIDHGVGLRDKIQLIDFMGWGSVLAKLPYVLFIGLLMPSMAAFIALRKYLKV from the coding sequence ATGCGCGCCCAGTTCGTCATGTCGGAGATCGGCGTCGGCCTCCGTCGCAATCTCACCATGACCTTCGCGGTCATCATCTCGGTGGCCCTGTCACTGGCCCTGTTCGGCGGCTCCCTGCTCATGAGCGAGCAGGTGAGCAGGATGAAGGGCTACTGGTACGACAAGGCCAACATCTCGATCTACCTCTGCAACAAGCAGGACGCCCAGGAGGCCGGTGAGGCCGCGGCCAAGGCCAAGGAATCGGGCGCCACGGGGGTCACGGTCTGCGGCAAGGGCGCCGTGACCGACGAGCAGAAGAAGCAGATCGAGTCCGAGCTCAAGCAGATGTCCCTGGTCAAGTCGGTGGCCTACGAGTCGGCCGACGAGGCGTACAAGCACTACCAGGAGCAGTACGGCCACACCGCGCTGGCCTCCTCCATCACGCCCGACCAGATGCAGGAGTCCTTCCGGGTCAAGCTCAAGAACCCGGAGAAGTACAAGGTGGTCACCTCCGCCTTCGTGGGCCGCGACGGCATCCACACCGTCGACGACCAGCGCCAGGCGATCGACGACCTCTTCCGGATCCTCAACTACCTCAACATCGCCGCCATCGCGATCATGCTGATCATGCTGATCGTGGCGCTGCTGCTGATCGTCAACACCGTGCGCGTCTCGGCGTTCAGCCGCAGGCGGGAGACCGGGATCATGCGGCTGGTGGGTGCGTCCAGCTTCTACATCCAGGTCCCCTTCATCATGGAGGCCGCCGTCGCGGGCCTCATCGGCGCGCTCTTCGCCTGCGCCATGCTCGTCTCCGGGCAGTACTTCGTGATCGACCACGGCGTCGGACTGCGGGACAAGATCCAGCTGATCGACTTCATGGGCTGGGGATCGGTGCTGGCCAAGCTCCCGTACGTGTTGTTCATCGGCCTCCTGATGCCCTCCATGGCCGCCTTCATCGCCCTGCGCAAGTACCTGAAGGTGTGA
- a CDS encoding S41 family peptidase — MPGLPAFCLRPRDLRRGAVLTLAFLAAVATGALTGCWDREDAAAAAAAAAVRTDLPASGAPREAGTADRDAVARAAAEAVAEGKSGKKAAQDVVSRSGDRWGTVYDQGEYAAFAEGLDGHWTGVGVWAGRAHDGVIKVDKVQPGSPAARAGLRAGDRLLSVDGHAVTGLTVTDVVALLRGAAGTPVVLNLSRDGADLTETVRREQLRTEPVTVRQRADGVTVIKVISFTRGSGERVRAAVRAAPPGAGVVLDLRGNPGGLVAEAVTAASAFLDGGLVATYDVRGDQRVLHAAPGGDTARPLVALVDGGTMSAAELVTGALQDRGRAVAVGSRTFGKGSVQMPTELPDGSVAELTVGTYRTPAGRSLDGSGITPDVAAGDRVEERAVTVLGGLGVGP; from the coding sequence ATGCCGGGTCTGCCCGCCTTCTGTCTCCGGCCCCGCGACCTGCGTCGCGGGGCCGTTTTGACGTTGGCCTTCCTCGCCGCCGTCGCCACCGGTGCCTTAACCGGATGCTGGGACCGCGAGGACGCCGCCGCGGCCGCCGCGGCCGCCGCGGTCCGTACGGACCTCCCCGCTTCCGGTGCCCCCCGTGAGGCGGGCACCGCCGACCGCGACGCGGTGGCCCGCGCCGCCGCCGAGGCCGTGGCCGAGGGGAAGTCGGGCAAGAAGGCGGCCCAGGACGTGGTCAGCCGCAGCGGAGACCGCTGGGGCACCGTCTACGACCAGGGCGAGTACGCCGCCTTCGCCGAGGGCCTCGACGGTCACTGGACCGGCGTCGGGGTCTGGGCCGGGCGCGCCCACGACGGCGTGATCAAGGTCGACAAGGTCCAGCCCGGCAGCCCCGCCGCACGGGCCGGCCTGCGCGCCGGGGACCGGCTGCTGAGCGTCGACGGGCACGCCGTCACCGGCCTCACCGTGACCGACGTGGTCGCCCTGCTGCGCGGCGCGGCCGGCACCCCCGTGGTGCTGAACCTGAGCCGGGACGGCGCCGACCTCACCGAGACCGTCCGCCGCGAGCAGCTGCGCACCGAGCCGGTGACCGTACGCCAGCGCGCGGACGGCGTCACCGTCATCAAGGTCATCTCCTTCACCCGCGGTTCCGGCGAGCGGGTCAGGGCAGCCGTCCGCGCGGCACCGCCCGGCGCCGGGGTGGTGCTCGACCTGCGCGGCAATCCGGGCGGGCTGGTCGCCGAGGCGGTCACGGCAGCCTCAGCCTTCCTGGACGGCGGGCTCGTGGCGACGTACGACGTACGGGGCGACCAGCGCGTCCTGCACGCGGCCCCGGGCGGGGACACGGCCCGGCCGCTGGTGGCCCTCGTCGACGGCGGCACGATGAGTGCGGCCGAGCTGGTGACGGGCGCCCTCCAGGACCGGGGCCGGGCGGTGGCGGTCGGCAGCCGGACCTTCGGCAAGGGTTCGGTGCAGATGCCGACCGAGCTCCCGGACGGCTCGGTGGCCGAGCTGACGGTGGGCACGTACCGCACGCCGGCGGGCCGCAGCCTGGACGGCAGCGGCATCACGCCGGACGTGGCGGCGGGCGACCGGGTCGAGGAACGGGCCGTCACGGTATTGGGTGGCCTCGGGGTGGGTCCATAG
- the smpB gene encoding SsrA-binding protein SmpB gives MAKEKGRKLIAQNKKARHDYTIIDTYECGLVLTGTEVKSMRQGRASLVDGFVSVEGGEAWLYNVHVPEYSQGTWTNHSARRKRKLLMHREEIDKLERKSEETGHTIVPLSLYFKDGRAKVEIALAKGKKEYDKRQTMREKQDTRETNRTISAIRRRQRGTV, from the coding sequence ATGGCTAAGGAAAAAGGGCGCAAGCTGATCGCCCAGAACAAGAAGGCGCGGCACGACTACACGATCATCGACACCTACGAGTGCGGTCTCGTGCTCACGGGGACCGAGGTCAAGTCCATGCGCCAGGGCCGGGCCTCGCTGGTGGACGGCTTCGTGTCGGTGGAGGGCGGGGAGGCCTGGCTCTACAACGTGCACGTGCCGGAGTACAGCCAGGGCACCTGGACCAACCACAGCGCCCGGCGCAAGCGCAAGCTCCTCATGCACCGGGAGGAGATCGACAAGCTGGAGCGCAAGTCGGAGGAGACGGGTCACACGATCGTGCCCCTGTCGCTGTACTTCAAGGACGGCCGAGCGAAGGTCGAGATCGCGCTGGCGAAGGGCAAGAAGGAGTACGACAAGCGCCAGACCATGCGGGAGAAGCAGGACACCCGCGAGACGAACCGGACGATCTCGGCGATTCGCCGCCGTCAGCGGGGTACGGTTTAA
- a CDS encoding type II toxin-antitoxin system Phd/YefM family antitoxin, translating to MSISASEARATLLPLIERVNTDHTPVRITSKSGDAVLMSADDYDSWQETVHLLRSPANAQQLMEAVARDREGASTFMKTLDELRELAGGEE from the coding sequence ATGTCCATAAGCGCCAGCGAAGCCAGGGCGACCCTGCTTCCCCTGATCGAGCGCGTCAACACCGACCACACCCCGGTGCGCATCACCTCAAAGAGCGGTGACGCCGTCCTGATGTCCGCCGACGACTACGACTCCTGGCAGGAGACCGTCCACCTTCTGCGCTCCCCCGCCAATGCCCAGCAGCTGATGGAAGCTGTCGCACGCGACCGGGAGGGCGCGTCCACGTTCATGAAGACACTGGATGAGCTGAGGGAGCTGGCCGGAGGCGAGGAGTGA
- a CDS encoding SH3 domain-containing protein, protein MLSASRSLSAALIVAAVTAGALVPATPALADSTLRFSQPYVPSIAPGKTGRVVIAALGGTEPAVSGTFRIAAPDRTTFPETRFYWNGRRAAAPCTRSADARLLTCDAGTRAGFQFPAEAQTQLGVSVRVDADAPEGTTLTGGEWATDVHAPALFAVATAVAGPKGDKGDDGHDGKPGHDGRPGHKGKPGPKGDKGDKGERGEKGDAGPRGERGDTGKNGAAGPAGPRGPKGPQGPVGPQGPRGPQGEQGPSQGPKGDPGRPGPKGPQGPKGHKGDQGRPGQQGPKGPQGPKGPKGDTGKPGDCKCGGGHHDTPKAKIVTPGKGLGVRSGPGTHYKQHGKIPTGTVVALQCKVNGQNVEGNSIWYKLADGSGWISARYALNLNKVPFC, encoded by the coding sequence TTGCTGTCTGCTTCCCGCTCCCTGTCCGCGGCCCTGATCGTCGCGGCCGTCACCGCCGGCGCCCTGGTGCCCGCGACGCCGGCCCTCGCCGACTCGACGCTCCGGTTCTCCCAGCCCTACGTACCCTCGATCGCCCCCGGCAAGACGGGCCGCGTCGTCATCGCCGCCCTGGGCGGGACGGAACCGGCCGTCAGCGGAACCTTCCGCATCGCCGCTCCGGACCGGACGACCTTCCCGGAGACCCGCTTCTACTGGAACGGCCGCCGCGCCGCCGCTCCCTGTACGCGGTCGGCCGACGCCCGGCTGCTGACCTGCGACGCCGGAACCCGCGCCGGCTTCCAGTTCCCCGCGGAGGCGCAGACCCAACTGGGAGTGTCCGTACGGGTCGACGCGGACGCCCCGGAAGGAACGACGCTGACCGGCGGCGAGTGGGCGACCGACGTCCACGCGCCCGCCCTGTTCGCCGTCGCCACCGCGGTGGCCGGCCCCAAGGGCGACAAGGGAGACGACGGGCACGACGGCAAACCGGGCCACGACGGACGGCCCGGGCACAAGGGCAAGCCCGGCCCCAAGGGCGACAAGGGCGACAAGGGGGAGCGCGGCGAGAAGGGCGACGCGGGCCCCCGGGGCGAACGCGGCGACACGGGCAAGAACGGCGCCGCGGGACCCGCCGGCCCCCGCGGACCGAAGGGCCCGCAGGGACCCGTCGGACCTCAGGGGCCCCGGGGGCCACAGGGCGAACAGGGCCCGTCCCAGGGGCCGAAGGGCGACCCGGGCAGGCCCGGCCCCAAGGGACCGCAGGGGCCGAAGGGCCACAAGGGTGACCAGGGGAGGCCCGGCCAGCAGGGACCGAAGGGGCCCCAGGGGCCGAAGGGCCCGAAGGGCGACACCGGCAAGCCCGGCGACTGCAAGTGCGGCGGCGGCCACCACGACACCCCGAAGGCCAAGATCGTCACCCCCGGCAAGGGCCTCGGCGTCCGCTCCGGCCCCGGCACCCACTACAAGCAGCACGGCAAGATCCCGACCGGCACGGTGGTCGCGCTCCAGTGCAAGGTCAACGGCCAGAACGTCGAAGGCAATTCGATCTGGTACAAGCTCGCCGACGGCAGCGGCTGGATCTCCGCCCGCTACGCCCTGAACCTCAACAAGGTGCCGTTCTGCTGA
- a CDS encoding MFS transporter, producing the protein MPASTTTTARAPRMTVTGNTLVLAAAPARSARSPRPGRGPQGPYRRLFALPGARGFTAGNLLARLPMGMFGVSAVMMIAGQRGSYALAGAVTATGLAATALVAPWTARLIDRHGQARIAVPATLIAVLGSLALIACVRTGAPAWTLFAAYAATATTPNIGGMSRARWTHLLRDSPASHHTAMSFEQAADEMCFMLGPVLAAFLCGAVFPEAGTLAAAALLLTGMLVFTSCRSTQPPVTAAPRRGSPLRALGPLLPLFLITGVIFGSMEIASIAHLDARGLGAASGLVLALQAAGSCAAGLLYGTLRPRSLKACVCALAVLMALPWAAAATGSLPALACALLLAGMATAPTMVTAMSRVHALTPEGRLNEGMTLAVTAIFAGIAVGAAATGWAVENVGPTAAYAVPTTAALLALATTVPGRFMRRPSDHARVVRTAAARDPQ; encoded by the coding sequence ATGCCCGCCTCGACCACGACCACCGCCCGTGCGCCCCGCATGACCGTCACCGGCAACACCCTCGTCCTCGCCGCCGCGCCCGCGCGTTCCGCCCGCTCCCCCCGGCCGGGCCGGGGGCCCCAGGGCCCGTACCGCCGCCTGTTCGCCCTGCCCGGCGCCCGCGGGTTCACCGCCGGGAACCTGCTCGCCCGGCTCCCCATGGGCATGTTCGGCGTCAGCGCGGTCATGATGATCGCCGGCCAGCGCGGCTCGTACGCCCTCGCCGGCGCGGTCACGGCGACCGGCCTGGCCGCCACGGCGCTGGTCGCACCCTGGACCGCCCGGCTGATCGACCGCCACGGCCAGGCCCGGATCGCCGTCCCGGCCACCCTGATCGCGGTCCTCGGCTCGCTGGCCCTGATCGCGTGCGTCCGTACCGGGGCCCCCGCCTGGACCCTCTTCGCCGCGTACGCCGCGACCGCCACCACCCCCAACATCGGCGGCATGTCCCGCGCCCGCTGGACCCACCTGCTGCGCGACTCCCCGGCCTCGCACCACACGGCGATGTCCTTCGAACAGGCCGCCGACGAAATGTGCTTCATGCTCGGCCCGGTCCTGGCGGCCTTCCTCTGCGGCGCCGTCTTCCCCGAGGCGGGCACCCTCGCCGCCGCCGCCCTGCTGCTCACCGGCATGCTGGTCTTCACCTCCTGCCGCTCCACCCAGCCCCCGGTCACGGCGGCGCCCCGGCGCGGCTCACCGCTGCGCGCCCTCGGCCCGCTGCTGCCCCTCTTCCTCATCACGGGCGTGATCTTCGGCTCGATGGAGATCGCCTCGATCGCCCACCTCGACGCCCGGGGGCTGGGCGCCGCCTCCGGCCTGGTCCTGGCCCTCCAGGCGGCGGGCTCCTGCGCGGCCGGTCTGCTCTACGGCACCCTGCGCCCCCGCTCGTTGAAGGCCTGCGTGTGCGCCCTGGCCGTCCTCATGGCCCTCCCCTGGGCCGCGGCGGCCACCGGCTCGCTGCCCGCACTCGCCTGCGCGCTCCTGCTGGCCGGCATGGCCACCGCCCCGACGATGGTCACGGCGATGTCCCGGGTCCACGCCCTGACCCCCGAGGGACGCCTCAACGAGGGCATGACCCTCGCGGTCACCGCCATCTTCGCGGGCATCGCGGTCGGCGCGGCCGCCACCGGCTGGGCCGTGGAGAACGTGGGCCCGACCGCCGCCTATGCGGTGCCCACCACGGCCGCGCTGCTCGCCCTCGCGACGACCGTGCCGGGCCGATTCATGCGGCGGCCGAGTGATCATGCCCGCGTGGTACGCACGGCGGCCGCGCGCGATCCGCAATAA
- a CDS encoding LysR family transcriptional regulator, translating to MMPRDVDPRLLRGFVAAAEELHFTRAAARLYVAQQALSRDIRRLEQVLGTSLFVRTTRQVELTADGQRLLPPARRVLRAHEELAAAFGRNAEPRPLLVDLNTDGPGTGRTVLERARELAPDCELMARFESGLTHAAAEIAAGRLDVSFGYADGLDPVLRAPLARSPVRYEPLAVLLPEGHALAGQASVPLDALAGETVYVGAGNPRTLEWTGLARELFAGRGILMAPPAPVAVGKDEFRRVMAKTRNPVLATVDFLDMPGCVKLPLTDPVPLSPLSMVWREGLRHPGLDALLAAAAELAAERGWLEQPPGSRLPARLTHGPGGG from the coding sequence ATGATGCCCCGTGATGTGGACCCCCGGCTGCTGCGCGGGTTCGTCGCGGCCGCCGAGGAACTGCACTTCACCCGCGCCGCCGCCCGCCTCTACGTCGCCCAGCAGGCGCTCAGCCGCGACATCCGGCGGCTCGAACAGGTCCTGGGCACCTCGCTGTTCGTACGGACCACCCGGCAGGTGGAGCTGACCGCCGACGGGCAGCGGCTGCTGCCGCCGGCCCGGCGCGTGCTGCGCGCGCACGAGGAGCTGGCCGCCGCCTTCGGCCGGAACGCCGAGCCCCGCCCGCTGCTCGTCGACCTGAACACCGACGGGCCCGGCACCGGCCGCACGGTCCTGGAGCGGGCCCGCGAACTCGCCCCGGACTGCGAGCTGATGGCCCGCTTCGAGAGCGGGCTCACCCACGCCGCCGCCGAGATCGCGGCCGGGCGGCTCGACGTCTCCTTCGGGTACGCCGACGGACTGGACCCGGTGCTGCGGGCGCCGCTCGCGCGCAGCCCCGTACGGTACGAGCCGCTCGCCGTGCTGCTGCCCGAGGGGCACGCCCTGGCCGGGCAGGCGTCCGTACCGCTGGACGCGCTCGCCGGGGAGACCGTGTACGTGGGCGCCGGGAACCCGCGGACGCTGGAGTGGACGGGGCTGGCGCGCGAGCTGTTCGCCGGGCGGGGGATCCTCATGGCGCCGCCCGCGCCGGTCGCCGTGGGCAAGGACGAGTTCCGCCGGGTCATGGCCAAGACCCGAAATCCGGTGCTGGCGACCGTGGACTTCCTGGACATGCCGGGATGCGTGAAGCTGCCGCTGACCGATCCGGTGCCGCTGTCACCGCTGTCGATGGTGTGGCGCGAGGGCCTGCGCCACCCCGGGCTGGACGCCCTGCTTGCCGCGGCCGCCGAACTGGCGGCCGAGCGGGGATGGCTCGAACAGCCGCCCGGCAGCCGTCTGCCCGCACGGCTCACACACGGCCCGGGCGGTGGGTGA
- a CDS encoding nitrate/nitrite transporter, protein MTSTTAPRRGGRWIEQWDPEDETFWKETGERTARRNLVYSVLSEHIGFSIWSLWSVMVLFMGPEYGIDPAAKFFLIATATVVGALVRVPYTFAVARFGGRNWTVFSALMLLAPTVAALVVMEPGTSYGTFLLVAALTGVGGGNFASSMTNINAFFPLRKKGWALGLNAGGGNIGVPVVQLAGLLVIATAGATHPRLLLAAYIPLIVIAAVLAAARMDNLAPVRNDTGAVRESLKDAHTWIMAFLYIGTFGSFIGYSFAFGLVLQTQFGRTPLQAASLTFIGPLLGSLIRPVGGALADRFGGARITLGTFVAMAAATGVVVFASERSSLPVFLVGFVALFVLSGLGNGSTYKMIPGIFQAKALARGMSGETAAAYGRRLSGAAMGLIGAVGALGGLGINLVFREAFLTSGSGTAAFVTFLAFYAVCCAVTWAVYLRRPAAAVIQTTGVETKPQLTSV, encoded by the coding sequence ATGACCAGTACGACCGCACCGCGCAGGGGAGGCCGCTGGATCGAGCAGTGGGATCCCGAGGACGAGACCTTCTGGAAGGAGACGGGGGAGCGGACCGCCCGCCGCAACCTCGTCTACTCCGTGCTCTCCGAGCACATCGGCTTCTCCATCTGGTCGCTCTGGTCCGTGATGGTCCTCTTCATGGGGCCCGAATACGGCATCGACCCCGCCGCAAAGTTCTTCCTGATCGCGACGGCGACCGTCGTGGGCGCGCTGGTGCGGGTGCCGTACACCTTCGCCGTCGCCCGCTTCGGCGGCCGGAACTGGACCGTCTTCAGCGCGCTGATGCTGCTCGCGCCGACGGTGGCCGCCCTGGTGGTGATGGAGCCCGGCACCTCGTACGGGACCTTCCTGCTCGTCGCGGCCCTCACGGGGGTGGGCGGCGGCAACTTCGCCTCCTCCATGACCAACATCAACGCCTTCTTCCCGCTGCGCAAGAAGGGCTGGGCCCTCGGCCTGAACGCCGGCGGCGGCAACATCGGCGTGCCCGTGGTGCAGTTGGCCGGACTCCTGGTCATCGCCACCGCCGGAGCCACGCACCCGCGGCTCCTGCTCGCCGCCTACATCCCGCTGATCGTGATCGCGGCGGTGCTGGCGGCCGCGCGGATGGACAACCTGGCGCCCGTGCGCAACGACACCGGCGCGGTCCGCGAGTCCCTCAAGGACGCGCACACCTGGATCATGGCGTTCCTCTACATCGGGACGTTCGGCTCCTTCATCGGCTACAGCTTCGCCTTCGGGCTGGTGCTCCAGACCCAGTTCGGCCGCACCCCGCTGCAGGCCGCCTCGCTGACCTTCATCGGACCGCTCCTCGGCTCGCTGATCCGGCCGGTGGGCGGCGCGCTGGCGGACCGGTTCGGCGGGGCGCGGATCACCCTGGGCACGTTCGTGGCGATGGCGGCGGCGACCGGAGTGGTCGTCTTCGCCTCGGAGCGGTCCTCGCTGCCGGTCTTCCTCGTCGGGTTCGTGGCGCTGTTCGTCCTGAGCGGGCTCGGCAACGGGTCGACGTACAAGATGATCCCGGGCATCTTCCAGGCGAAGGCGCTGGCGCGCGGGATGAGCGGCGAGACCGCGGCGGCCTACGGGCGGCGGCTCTCCGGGGCCGCCATGGGCCTGATCGGGGCGGTCGGGGCGCTCGGCGGGCTGGGCATCAACCTGGTCTTCCGGGAGGCGTTCCTCACCTCCGGCTCGGGCACGGCGGCCTTCGTCACCTTCCTCGCCTTCTACGCCGTGTGCTGCGCGGTGACGTGGGCGGTATACCTTCGCCGGCCGGCGGCCGCGGTGATCCAGACCACCGGGGTCGAGACGAAACCGCAGCTCACGTCGGTGTAA